One genomic segment of Paraburkholderia phymatum STM815 includes these proteins:
- a CDS encoding GNAT family N-acetyltransferase codes for MNTSTFEIETDRLILRPHVREDFDGSYALWSDETVTRFIGGKPFSREEVWSRLLRYVGHWTLLGYGYWVIREKGSGRYVGEIGFADYQRAMDPPLDAPEIGWVLMPSMHGIGYATEAVRGALAWAEARWPGRDTVCIIAPDNVASRRVAAKCGYIEERQTTYNGHPTGVFRRVG; via the coding sequence ATGAATACTTCCACCTTTGAAATCGAAACCGATCGGCTGATCTTGCGTCCGCATGTCCGCGAGGACTTCGACGGCAGCTATGCGCTCTGGTCCGACGAGACCGTCACGCGGTTTATCGGCGGCAAGCCATTCAGCCGTGAAGAGGTCTGGTCGCGGCTGCTGCGCTATGTTGGACATTGGACGCTGCTCGGCTACGGCTACTGGGTGATCCGCGAGAAAGGCAGCGGACGGTACGTTGGCGAGATCGGCTTCGCCGACTATCAGCGCGCAATGGACCCTCCGCTTGACGCGCCCGAGATCGGCTGGGTGCTGATGCCGTCGATGCATGGCATCGGCTACGCGACGGAAGCCGTGCGCGGCGCGCTGGCATGGGCCGAAGCACGCTGGCCGGGGCGCGATACGGTGTGCATCATCGCACCGGACAACGTCGCGTCGCGGCGGGTAGCGGCGAAATGCGGTTATATCGAAGAGCGGCAGACGACCTACAACGGCCATCCGACGGGCGTGTTTCGGCGGGTCGGTTAG
- a CDS encoding VOC family protein, giving the protein MDKIATCLWFDGNAEEAVRFYTGVFKNSSIGDVTHYGDAVPSKAGEVLTITFQLEGREFVALNGGPQYTFSPAISLFVKCETQEEVDTLWDKLLEGGGSPVQCGWLTDRYGVSWQIVPTAMMKFLTDKNPARVKRAMEAMMQMVKLDIKKLEAAYMQE; this is encoded by the coding sequence ATGGACAAGATTGCGACGTGTCTTTGGTTCGACGGCAATGCGGAGGAAGCCGTCCGGTTCTACACAGGCGTCTTCAAGAATTCCAGCATCGGCGATGTGACGCATTACGGCGATGCCGTGCCGAGCAAGGCAGGCGAGGTGCTGACGATCACGTTTCAGCTGGAAGGCCGCGAATTCGTCGCGTTGAACGGCGGCCCGCAGTACACCTTTTCGCCGGCGATCTCCCTGTTCGTAAAATGCGAAACGCAAGAAGAAGTCGACACGCTGTGGGACAAGCTGCTGGAAGGCGGCGGTTCGCCCGTGCAATGCGGCTGGCTGACGGACCGGTATGGCGTGTCGTGGCAGATCGTGCCGACTGCGATGATGAAGTTCCTGACGGACAAGAATCCGGCCAGAGTCAAACGCGCAATGGAAGCGATGATGCAAATGGTGAAGCTCGACATCAAGAAGCTCGAAGCGGCGTACATGCAGGAGTGA
- a CDS encoding VOC family protein — translation MSTPAVKPIPEGMHTLTPHIIVAGAAEAIEFYKKAFNAVEQVRLPGPGGKLMHASLKIGDSTLMLVDEMPDCGGGASFGPKALKGTPVVLHLYVNDADATIAQAQAAGAKVTMPATDMFWGDRYGQVEDPFGHRWSVATHKRDVTPDEMKAAMEQMAQGRQ, via the coding sequence ATGTCCACGCCAGCCGTCAAACCCATCCCGGAAGGGATGCACACGTTGACACCGCACATCATCGTCGCGGGCGCGGCCGAAGCAATCGAGTTCTACAAGAAAGCATTCAATGCAGTCGAACAGGTACGCCTGCCCGGACCTGGCGGCAAGCTGATGCACGCGTCGCTGAAAATCGGCGATTCGACGCTGATGCTCGTCGACGAAATGCCGGATTGCGGCGGTGGCGCGTCGTTCGGGCCGAAGGCGCTGAAGGGCACGCCTGTCGTGCTGCATCTGTATGTCAACGACGCGGATGCCACGATCGCGCAGGCGCAAGCAGCAGGCGCGAAGGTGACAATGCCCGCTACCGATATGTTCTGGGGCGACCGTTATGGCCAGGTGGAAGATCCGTTCGGCCACCGCTGGTCCGTCGCGACCCACAAACGCGACGTCACACCCGACGAAATGAAGGCCGCGATGGAGCAGATGGCCCAGGGCCGTCAATAA
- a CDS encoding YXWGXW repeat-containing protein, which translates to MKLRALLAAALCASTLSACYVAEPARPAQPPPVVEVLPAPPAPGYRWVKGHYRWEANHWQWVPGHWRPV; encoded by the coding sequence ATGAAGTTGCGCGCGCTGCTGGCAGCCGCGCTTTGCGCATCGACGCTGTCGGCGTGCTACGTCGCCGAGCCCGCGCGGCCGGCACAGCCCCCGCCCGTGGTTGAAGTGTTGCCCGCGCCGCCCGCGCCGGGCTACCGGTGGGTGAAGGGTCACTATCGTTGGGAAGCCAATCACTGGCAGTGGGTGCCCGGTCACTGGCGGCCAGTTTAA
- a CDS encoding DUF1501 domain-containing protein: MLSRRRFMRVAATGAGAMLVAPQMVFARAATDRRFVFVIQRGAADGLSIVVPYAEPAYQTLRGALAVDTSASASTKLDGTFALHPSLVQVGQMYGQREALFVHAVASPYRDRSHFDGQNVLETGGTSAYQVKDGWLNRLVGMMPATVSTTHENAIALAATVPMALRGSANVASYAPSGLPQAPDDLLARVSQLYERDAQLRPLWESAMAARGLAGDAGARQDPASLGKLAAGFLSRDDGPRIAMMETGGWDTHSAQMPRVAAQLKALDTMLAALRDGLGSAWSKTTVLIATEFGRTAAANGTGGTDHGTASVAMVIGGAVAGGRVVADWPGLRNGDLYEGRDLKPTASLDALIAGVASESLGLDPHRTARTLFAQVGKAQPVTGLIRA, encoded by the coding sequence ATGCTCAGCCGCCGCCGTTTCATGCGCGTTGCAGCCACCGGGGCGGGCGCGATGCTCGTTGCGCCGCAGATGGTGTTCGCGCGCGCCGCAACCGACCGCCGCTTCGTGTTCGTCATCCAACGCGGCGCCGCCGATGGCCTGAGCATCGTCGTGCCGTATGCCGAGCCTGCTTACCAGACGCTGCGCGGTGCGCTGGCCGTCGATACGTCTGCGTCGGCTTCGACAAAGCTCGACGGCACGTTCGCGCTGCATCCGTCGCTCGTGCAGGTCGGGCAGATGTATGGCCAGCGCGAGGCGCTGTTCGTGCATGCCGTCGCGTCGCCGTATCGGGACCGCTCGCATTTCGACGGACAGAACGTGCTGGAAACGGGCGGGACATCCGCGTATCAGGTGAAGGACGGCTGGCTCAATCGGCTCGTGGGCATGATGCCGGCCACTGTCTCGACGACGCATGAGAACGCTATCGCGCTGGCAGCCACTGTGCCGATGGCATTGCGCGGCAGTGCGAACGTCGCGTCGTATGCGCCCTCGGGCTTGCCGCAGGCGCCCGACGACCTGCTCGCTCGCGTCTCTCAACTGTACGAGCGGGACGCGCAATTGCGCCCGTTGTGGGAATCGGCGATGGCGGCGCGCGGCCTCGCGGGCGACGCGGGCGCGCGCCAGGATCCGGCGAGTCTGGGCAAACTCGCGGCGGGCTTCCTGTCACGCGACGACGGACCGCGCATCGCGATGATGGAGACGGGCGGCTGGGACACGCACAGTGCGCAGATGCCGCGCGTCGCCGCGCAGCTGAAGGCGCTCGATACGATGCTCGCCGCTTTGCGCGACGGACTCGGCTCCGCCTGGAGCAAGACGACGGTGCTGATTGCCACCGAGTTCGGACGCACGGCGGCAGCGAACGGGACGGGCGGCACAGACCACGGCACGGCGTCGGTGGCGATGGTGATCGGCGGCGCGGTAGCGGGCGGGCGTGTGGTGGCGGACTGGCCGGGCTTGCGAAACGGCGACCTGTACGAAGGGCGCGACCTGAAGCCTACCGCGTCACTCGATGCGCTGATTGCGGGCGTCGCGAGCGAAAGCCTCGGACTCGATCCGCATCGCACTGCGCGGACGCTGTTCGCACAGGTGGGCAAAGCGCAGCCGGTGACAGGTCTCATCCGCGCGTAG
- a CDS encoding DUF1800 domain-containing protein produces the protein MASSPAAMTAAPLSAAAIALNRFGLGARADETPPADPKNWLLAQFDAYQPIPAAWAAQPTSQAIAAQLADERQQAMANAASAAKAAASGASPSSQPNAAANREDAKAARQAANKAVRMESRDTYRAAVNARVTSALTTPAPFVERLVHFWANHFAVSVDKGAVAPYAGAFEAEAIRPHVLGRFEDMLVAVERHPAMQLFLDQTRSVGPGSVAAMRAAQRNPNRKQGLNENLAREIMELHTLGVRSGYTQDDVTEFARAMTGWSIAAAQGPQPGNAPPGAFVFRAQLHEPGTRTIMGRHYDQPGEAQTLAILHDLSTAPATATHIATKLARHFVADDPPPDVVEQLATAFMRSRGDLPTVYRALIGSAAAWSPVAVKFKSPWEWTISSLRGLGMRDPNDSARTVQMAPILTQLGQQVWRPGSPAGYDDIAASWAAPDALVRRVEIAQRFAARVGDRLDARSLGQTLMAGSLSVPTQVAVSRAESASTALALLLVSPDFQRR, from the coding sequence ATGGCGAGTTCACCTGCCGCAATGACGGCCGCGCCGCTGAGCGCCGCCGCGATCGCGCTGAACCGGTTCGGCCTCGGCGCACGTGCCGATGAAACGCCGCCCGCCGATCCGAAGAACTGGCTGCTGGCGCAGTTCGACGCGTATCAGCCCATCCCTGCTGCATGGGCAGCACAACCGACTTCGCAGGCGATCGCCGCGCAACTTGCCGATGAGCGCCAGCAGGCAATGGCCAACGCCGCGAGTGCTGCAAAAGCCGCTGCAAGCGGCGCGAGCCCGAGCAGCCAGCCCAACGCCGCCGCGAACCGCGAAGACGCCAAGGCCGCCCGCCAGGCCGCGAACAAGGCGGTGCGCATGGAATCGCGCGACACCTATCGCGCAGCCGTGAACGCGCGCGTCACAAGCGCGCTGACGACGCCCGCGCCTTTCGTCGAACGGCTGGTGCATTTCTGGGCGAATCACTTCGCCGTGTCGGTCGATAAAGGCGCCGTCGCGCCATACGCCGGTGCGTTCGAAGCGGAGGCGATTCGTCCGCATGTGCTCGGCCGCTTCGAAGACATGCTCGTCGCCGTCGAACGTCATCCCGCAATGCAGCTGTTTCTCGACCAGACGCGCTCGGTCGGTCCCGGCAGCGTTGCCGCGATGCGCGCTGCGCAACGCAATCCGAACCGCAAGCAAGGCCTCAACGAAAACCTCGCGCGCGAAATCATGGAACTGCACACGCTCGGCGTACGCAGCGGCTACACGCAGGACGACGTCACCGAGTTCGCCCGCGCGATGACGGGCTGGAGCATCGCTGCCGCGCAAGGGCCACAACCCGGCAACGCGCCGCCGGGCGCGTTCGTCTTCCGCGCGCAACTGCACGAGCCGGGCACGCGGACCATCATGGGCCGTCACTACGATCAGCCCGGCGAAGCGCAAACGCTCGCGATCCTGCATGACCTGTCGACCGCGCCCGCTACCGCGACGCATATCGCGACCAAGCTCGCGCGGCACTTCGTGGCGGACGATCCGCCCCCCGATGTCGTCGAGCAACTGGCGACAGCGTTCATGCGCAGCCGCGGCGACTTGCCGACCGTCTATCGCGCGCTGATCGGAAGCGCTGCCGCGTGGTCGCCCGTCGCCGTCAAGTTCAAATCGCCGTGGGAGTGGACGATTTCGTCGCTGCGCGGCCTCGGCATGCGCGACCCGAACGACAGCGCGCGCACCGTACAGATGGCGCCCATTCTCACGCAACTCGGTCAGCAGGTGTGGCGGCCTGGCTCGCCCGCCGGTTATGACGACATCGCCGCGAGCTGGGCCGCGCCCGATGCGCTCGTGCGGCGCGTCGAGATCGCGCAGCGTTTCGCGGCGCGTGTCGGCGACCGGCTCGATGCGCGCTCGCTTGGACAGACGCTGATGGCAGGTTCGCTCAGCGTGCCGACGCAAGTCGCCGTGTCGCGTGCGGAAAGCGCATCGACGGCGCTTGCGCTGCTACTGGTTTCGCCCGATTTCCAACGGAGATGA